From the genome of Papaver somniferum cultivar HN1 chromosome 2, ASM357369v1, whole genome shotgun sequence, one region includes:
- the LOC113349966 gene encoding myosin-11-like: MGTPVNIIVGSNVWIEDASLAWIDGKVSKINGKEAEIETSSGKKVAADLSAVYPKDMEAPAGGVDDMTKLSYLHEPGVLQNLSSRYELNEIYTYTGNILIAINPFQRLPHIYDAHMMEQYKGAPFGELSPHVFAVADVAYRAMINEGKSNSILVSGESGAGKTETTKMLMRYLAYLGGRVATEGRTVEQQVLESNPVLEAFGNAKTVRNNNSSRFGKFVEIQFDKHGRISGAAIRTYLLERSRVCQISDPERNYHCFYLLCAAPQEEVEKYKLGNPKSFHYLNQSNCYELVGVSDARDYLATRRAMDIVGISEKEQDAIFRVVAAILHLGNIEFAKGEEVDSSVPKNDSAKFHLKMTAELLMCDPQVLEDALCKRVMITPEEVIKRSLDPLNATVSRDGLAKTIYSRLFDWLVDKINFSIGQDPNSKSLIGVLDIYGFESFKTNSFEQFCINFTNEKLQQHFNQHVFKMEQEEYTKEEIDWSYIEFVDNQDVLDLIEKKPGGIIALLDEACMFPKSTHETFCQKLYQTFKVHKRFIKPKLSRTNFTLAHYAGEVLYAADQFLDKNKDYVVPEHQDLLCTSKCTFVAGLFPQIAEESSNKSTKFSSIGSRFKLQLQQLMETLNSTEPHYIRCVKPNNLLKPGYFENVNVMQQLRCGGVLEAIRISCAGYPTRRTFYEFLNRFNLLAPEVLEGNYDEKVACKRILEKKGLAGFQIGKTKVFLRAGQMAELDARRAEVLSNAAKTIQRQIRTHIARKQFLALRKATIHVQALWRGRLACKLYEHLRRESSAVKIQKNLRLSLARKAYTRLRVAALVLQTGLRAMAARNEFRLRRQTKAAIIIQAHWRCHRASSYYKNLKRSSVYAQCRWRGRVARKELRKLKMAARETGALKEAKDKLEKRVEELTWRLQLEKRLRTDLEEAKGQEITKLQASVQSLQSKVDETNVLLVAEREAARKAIEEVPPVVQETQVVVQDTEKIASLTEEVERLKASLESEKLRADDFEKKYSEAQEANEERRKKLEATEGKVQQLQESLSRLEEKLSNLESENQVLRQQALSMTANNKFLSVRSKSSIQRSSESGHITSTDGKTTPEANSVITPRESSEVEEKPQKSLNEKQQENQDLLIRCIAQHLGFTGSRPIAACIIYKCLLQWRSFEVERTSVFDRIIQTIGHAIETQENNDVLAYWLSNASTLLLLLQRTLKASGAAGMAPQRRRSSSATLFGRMTQSFRGAPQGVNMSLINGGLIGGVDTLRQVEAKYPALLFKQQLTAYVEKIYGMIRDNLKKEISPLLGLCIQAPRMSRASLVKGSSRSNANSAAQQALIAHWQGIVKSLGNFLSTLKVNHVPPFLVRKVFTQIFSFINVQLFNSLLLRRECCSFSNGEYVKAGLAELEHWCYKATDEYAGSAWDELKHIRQAIGFLVIHQKPKKTLDEISHDLCPVLSIQQLYRISTMYWDDKYGTHSVSSDVISNMRVLMTEDSNNAVSNSFLLDDDSSIPFSVDDISKSMEQIDISDVEPPPLIRENAGFMFLLPRVE; this comes from the exons GGCACTCCAGTCAACATCATTGTGGGTTCTAATGTGTGGATTGAAGATGCGAGTTTGGCTTGGATTGACGGAAAAGTATCTAAAATTAATGGCAAAGAAGCTGAAATTGAGACTTCCAGTGGGAAGAAG GTTGCTGCAGATTTATCAGCAGTATATCCGAAGGACATGGAAGCTCCTGCCGGTGGAGTAGATGACATGACAAAGTTATCTTATTTGCACGAGCCTGGGGTTCTGCAGAATTTGTCATCTAGATACGAACTCAATGAGATCTAT ACATACACGGGCAATATTCTTATTGCTATTAATCCTTTCCAAAGATTGCCTCATATCTATGATGCTCACATGATGGAACAATACAAGGGAGCACCATTTGGGGAGTTAAGCCCTCATGTCTTTGCTGTTGCAGATGTTGCGTATAG GGCAATGATCAACGAGGGGAAAAGCAACTCTATCCTGGTTAGTGGAGAAAGTGGTGCTGGTAAGACGGAGACTACGAAAATGCTTATGCGTTACCTTGCCTATTTGGGTGGTCGTGTGGCCACTGAAGGACGAACAGTTGAACAGCAGGTTTTAGAA TCAAATCCAGTTCTCGAAGCATTCGGCAATGCCAAAACTGTTAGAAATAACAATTCCAG TCGGTTCGGAAAATTCGTTGAGATACAATTTGATAAACATGGTCGGATATCAGGCGCAGCCATCAGAACATACCTTCTTGAGAGATCACGTGTTTGCCAGATATCTGATCCTGAGCGTAATTACCACTGTTTTTACCTTCTTTGTGCAGCACCACAAGAG GAAGTTGAGAAGTATAAACTGGGAAACCCCAAATCGTTTCATTATCTTAATCAATCAAATTGCTATGAGCTTGTTGGTGTTAGTGATGCCCGTGACTATCTCGCCACTCGAAGAGCTATGGATATTGTTGGAATCAGTGAGAAGGAACAG GACGCTATTTTCAGAGTTGTCGCTGCAATTCTTCATCTTGGCAATATCGAATTTGCTAAAGGGGAAGAAGTTGATTCATCAGTTCCAAAAAATGACAGTGCTAAGTTCCATCTTAAAATGACCGCAGAACTTCTCAT GTGTGATCCACAAGTATTGGAAGATGCTCTGTGCAAACGCGTGATGATTACTCCTGAGGAAGTTATTAAGAGAAGTCTTGATCCTCTTAATGCAACAGTTAGTAGGGATGGTTTAGCAAAGACAATATATTCCCGCTTGTTTGACTG GTTGGTGGATAAAATTAACTTCTCAATTGGGCAGGATCCTAATTCCAAATCTCTTATTGGAGTCCTTGACATTTATGGTTTTGAGAGCTTTAAGACGAACAG TTTTGAGCAATTTTGTATTAATTTCACGAATGAGAAGCTGCAACAACATTTCAACCAG CATGTTTTTAAGATGGAGCAGGAAGAATacacaaaggaggagattgactGGAGCTATATAGAATTTGTTGATAACCAAGATGTCCTGGATCTTATTGAAAAG AAACCTGGAGGAATTATTGCCCTTCTTGATGAGGCTTG TATGTTTCCAAAGTCCACACATGAAACATTTTGTCAGAAACTTTATCAGACGTTCAAAGTCCACAAACGGTTTATCAAGCCAAAACTGTCTCGCACCAATTTTACACTTGCTCATTATGCAGGAGAG GTCTTATATGCAGCTGATCAATTTCTGGACAAAAACAAAGACTATGTTGTTCCTGAACATCAAGACCTGTTGTGTACTTCCAAATGTACTTTTGTAGCAGGCCTTTTCCCTCAAATTGCTGAGGAGTCATCCAACAAATCTACTAAGTTCTCGTCAATTGGATCTCGTTTTAAG CTACAACTACAACAGTTGATGGAGACTCTAAACTCAACAGAGCCTCACTACATTAGATGCGTGAAGCCTAACAATCTTCTAAAACCTGGTTACTTTGAGAATGTCAATGTCATGCAACAGTTGCGCTGTGGT GGTGTTCTAGAAGCAATAAGGATTAGTTGTGCTGGATATCCTACTCGCCGGACGTTCTATGAATTTCTAAATCGCTTCAATCTTCTAGCTCCGGAGGTTCTGGAAGGAAA CTATGATGAAAAGGTCGCATGTAAAAGGATACTGGAAAAGAAGGGGCTTGCAGGGTTTCAG ATCGGCAAAACAAAAGTTTTCCTTAGAGCTGGTCAGATGGCTGAGTTAGATGCTCGGAGAGCTGAGGTACTCAGCAATGCAGCCAAAACTATACAGAGACAGATACGGACACATATAGCTAGGAAGCAGTTCCTTGCACTGCGGAAAGCTACTATTCATGTACAAGCTCTTTGGCGAG GAAGACTGGCTTGTAAACTTTATGAACACCTGAGGAGGGAGTCTTCTGCTGTGAAAATTCAGAAGAACTTGCGTCTATCATTAGCCAGAAAGGCTTACACCAGACTGCGGGTTGCAGCACTAGTCTTGCAAACAGGTTTAAGGGCAATGGCTGCTCGTAATGAATTCAGACTCAGGAGACAAACTAAAGCAGCAATTATTATTCAG GCACATTGGCGCTGTCACCGAGCTTCCTCATACTACAAGAATCTCAAGAGGTCATCAGTTTATGCCCAGTGCAGATGGAGGGGAAGGGTTGCCAGAAAGGAGCTTAGAAAGCTAAAAATG GCTGCAAGAGAAACTGGTGCACTTAAAGAAGCTAAGGATAAACTTGAAAAACGTGTGGAGGAACTTACATGGCGTTTGCAGTTGGAAAAACGTTTGAGG ACTGACTTGGAGGAAGCAAAAGGTCAAGAAATTACAAAATTGCAGGCTTCTGTGCAATCTTTGCAAAGCAAAGTTGACGAAACAAATGTTTTGCTTGTCGCGGAGCGAGAGGCTGCACGGAAAGCCATTGAAGAAGTACCTCCTGTTGTTCAAGAAACCCAAGTTGTTGTCCAAGATACTGAAAAGATTGCTTCTCTAACCGAAGAAGTTGAAAGGTTGAAG GCCTCATTAGAGTCAGAAAAACTACGAGCtgatgattttgaaaagaaatatTCAGAAGCACAAGAAGCAAATGAAGAGAGACGCAAAAAGTTGGAAGCAACGGAAGGAAAAGTGCAGCAGCTTCAGGAATCTTTGAGCCG GCTGGAAGAGAAGCTCTCCAATTTAGAATCTGAGAACCAAGTCCTCCGGCAGCAGGCACTATCCATGACAGCAAATAATAAGTTCCTTTCAGTGCGCTCGAAATCTAGTATTCAG AGGAGTAGTGAGAGTGGTCATATCACCAGTACTGATGGAAAGACAACTCCA GAAGCAAACAGTGTGATAACCCCGAGGGAATCTTCTGAAGTCGAAGAGAAGCCACAGAAATCCCTTAACGAGAAACAGCAGGAGAATCAGGACTTGCTTATAAGGTGTATCGCGCAACATCTCGGATTCACAGGGAGCAGACCAATTGCTGCATGTATCATATACAAGTGCCTTCTCCAGTGGAGGTCATTTGAGGTTGAACGCACTAGTGTCTTCGACAGGATAATTCAAACAATTGGGCATGCTATCGAG ACTCAGGAGAACAATGATGTCTTAGCCTATTGGCTGTCCAATGCATCAACACTATTGTTACTACTACAGCGTACATTAAAAGCaagtggtgctgctggcatggcTCCGCAACGTCGTCGATCATCATCAGCAACACTATTTGGGAGGATGACTCAG AGTTTCCGTGGAGCTCCGCAAGGTGTTAATATGTCCCTGATCAATGGTGGACTGATTGGTGGAGTTGACACACTGCGACAAGTTGAGGCCAAATACCCCGCTTTACTTTTCAAACAGCAACTTACTGCATACGTAGAAAAAATATATGGTATGATTCGTGATAATTTGAAGAAAGAGATCTCCCCATTACTTGGATTGTGCATTCAG GCGCCAAGAATGTCCAGAGCAAGCTTAGTTAAGGGATCATCGCGCTCAAATGCAAACAGTGCAGCTCAGCAAGCTTTAATTGCTCACTGGCAGGGGATTGTAAAGAGCCTTGGAAATTTCTTGAGTACATTGAAAGTTAATCAC GTACCCCCGTTTTTGGTCCGGAAGGTGTTCACACAAATATTCTCTTTCATAAATGTGCAATTATTTAACAG CCTCCTGTTAAGGCGAGAGTGTTGCTCGTTTAGCAACGGTGAATATGTTAAGGCGGGGTTGGCAGAACTAGAACATTGGTGCTATAAAGCAACTGATGAA TATGCAGGTTCAGCGTGGGATGAGCTCAAGCATATAAGACAAGCTATAGGGTTCCTG GTCATACATCAAAAGCCAAAGAAGACGCTGGATGAAATAAGTCACGACCTATGCCCG GTGCTCAGCATACAGCAACTATACAGGATCAGTACAATGTATTGGGATGACAAGTATGGCACTCATAGTGTTTCATCGGAT GTTATATCCAACATGAGGGTTTTGATGACTGAAGATTCAAACAACGCTGTCAGCAATTCTTTCCTGTTAGACGATGATTCAAG CATACCATTTTCGGTTGATGACATATCAAAGTCGATGGAACAGATCGATATTTCTGATGTTGAACCGCCACCACTCATTCGTGAGAATGCAGGTTTCATGTTCTTATTGCCACGAGTTGAGTAA